In the genome of Succinivibrio dextrinosolvens, the window GCTTTTTCTGTATCCATGACATCAATAATCAGAGAATCGGCAATATGCTGAATAATACTCTGGCCTCGCTAGTATCCGGTGAAATCAAGCAGCTTCACACTCAAGGTAATCTGAACATTTCTATCTCTGAATATGAGCAGACAATATACTGCAAGACCGGAGCACTCTTTGAGCTGGCAACCGCAGGTGCCGCCATTCTAAGTGACGAAAACGAATCTGTTATTGAGTCACTTCAGGAATATGGTAAACAGCTTGGAATCGCATTCCAGGTTGCTGACGATATTCTTGATTACACTTCCTCCTCAGATACTCTTGGAAAAAATATCGGAGAAGATCTTGAAGACGGAAGAATTACTCTTCCTCTGATACTGGCATTAAAGAACTGTTCTACGGAAGACAGACTGCTTCTAGAAGATGCCATCAGAAACGTTAATCTTGATTCTGTTCTTAACTTTATAGACAAGACGGATTCCATCCAAAAATCAAAAGATTTTGCTCTTGATGCAGTCCAAAAGGCGAAAAAGGCTCTTACATCCTTACCTCAAACACAGTACAGAAAGAATCTTGAAGAGCTAGCCTTAAAGGCCGCGACAAGATCAAACTGATTTTTTGTACATTTGATAATCAAGCATTAAACTTTTACTTATAAGCAGAATCTTTTCTTATTCAGGAAAAAAAATATGCAAGAAACAACCTTTTTATATACCTATGATCTTAATATGACCATGACTCTCGGATTGGCTGTTATCCTGCTCTTTATAGGTCATTACATAAAGAAAATCTTTCCCATCCTGACTAGATACTTTATTCCTTCTCCAGTTCTAGGAGGAATCGTATTCTCTATAGTTACACTCATTGGACATCAGACGCACACATTTTACTTTACTTATGATGAGCAGCTAAAGAATCTGCTGATGATTGCGTTCTTTACCACCATAGGTTTTACCGCAAGTTTCAGAATGCTTATTAATGGCGGCATTGGTGTTGCACTGTTTCTTTTTTGCTCCATTATTCTGATTGTAATTCAGAACGGTATTGGCGTTGGTATTGCACAGCTTTTCGGAGAATCTCCTTTACTTGGTATGGCAGCAGGATCAATTCCTCTGACAGGAGGCCATGGTACATCAGCCGCATTCGGACCTGAGCTGCAGAGATACGGACTGGATGCAGGTCTGACTGTATCAATTGCAGCTGCAACCTTCGGTCTTGTAGCAGGATCAATAATTGGTGGTCCAGTTGGAGAAAGACTCATCGCAAAATATAACTGCAGAAACGCTGACCAGACCTCTTCTAATACAGATATGGTAGAAGGAAAGCTTTCCCCTGAAGAAAAGACCATGAATGAAAATCATCTTCTAACCGGATGCGCATATATTATCATTTCAATGGTTCTGGGCAGTTTCATTATCACAGGACTGAAAAATATCGGAGTTATACTTCCTGCTTACATTGGACCAATGATTATTGCGTCTATTATTCGTAACTATTTTGATCTTCAGGGAAAACACATTCCAATCAGAACCATTAATGTTATTGGCAGTCTTTCTCTACAGTACTTCCTGGCAATGGCTCTTATGACCATGAGATTATGGGAGCTTATCGATCTGGCTATTCCTCTGTTTACAATTCTAATTGTTCAGACTATTGCCATGGCCTTATTTGCCTACTTTGTGACTTTCAGAATTATGGGAAAGGATTACGATGCAGCTGTAATCTGCGTTGGACAGTGCGGATTTGGAATGGGAGCCACTCCAAATGCAATGGCAAACATGTCAACATTCACCGGAGGTAACGGACCTTCTCCAAAGGCCTTCTTTGTGGTTCCAATGGTTGGCGCCCTGTTTATCGACTTTGTAAACGCATTTATAATTACAATGTTCCTGCAGTTTTTCGGATAGAAAAACATAATCAGAAGCAAAAAAACAGGGCATTTGCCCTGTTTTTTTTTATTCGAAATAAATAAAATCCTAATCAAAAGGATTGTCTAAATAGATGGTCTGATCTCGTTCAGGACCAGTTGATAAAATTGCAACCTTAGCACCTGACAGCTCTTCCAATCTCTTGATGTAGTGCTTTGCGTTCTCAGGAAGATCATCCCACTTGGTTATGCCAAAAGTTGATTCCTTCCAGCCTGGCATTGATTCATAAACAGGAGTGATGCCCTCGTACTCGTGAGCAGATAGTGGAGGCAACTGACTGATTGTGCCATCCTTTAACTTGTATGCAGTACAGATCTTAATCTCATCCATACCGTCGAGAACATCCATCTTCATCAGAGCTAAACCAGTTAAAGAATTAATGGTTACAGCTCTACGCATTGCAACTGCATCATACCAGCCGGTACGACGAGGTCTGCCGGTAACAGCACCAAACTCTGCACCACGCTTGCGAATGCCTTCACCGATTTCATCATTCAGCTCAGTTGGGTATGGACCGCCTCCTACACGGGTGGTGTATACCTTAGCAATACCTAATACATAGTCAATATGAAGAGGACCTGCACCAGAACCAGTTACACAGCCACCAGCAACAGTATTTGATGAGGTAACATATGGATAAGTACCATAATCAATATCCAAGAAGGTACCCTGAGCACCTTCAAACAGAATCTTCTTGCTGTCACGACGTCCGTTTGCAAGGATCAGAGAAATATCATCAACCATTGCAAGTAATCTGTCTCGGATACCTTCAACGTATTCAAGAACAGAATCATAGCTTACCTCTGGCTCATGATAGTAATTCTTCAGCTGGAAGTTTCTGTACTCAAGTAAAGTCTTAAGTCTTTCCTTGAAGTTTTCCATATCATACAGATCGCCAACTCTTACACCACGACGGGCAACCTTGTCCTCATAGCAAGGACCGATACCTCTGCCGGTAGTACCGATAGCACTCTTGCCTCTCAGCTTCTCTGCGCCTTTATCAATGGCTGGGTGAACAGGCAGCAGCAGAGCTGAAGCGCCAGAAATCTTGATTCTGCCTTCAACGTTCTCAACTCCAGCCTTATTTAATTCTTCAATTTCTTCAAATAAAGCACCAGGATTTACTACAACACCTGAACCGATCAGGCACAGACATTCCTTGTGCAGAATTCCAGAAGGAACAAGTCTTACAACTACCTTTTTGTTTCCAACAACCAGAGTGTGTCCAGCGTTGTTACCACCCTGACTGCGAACAACAATATTAGCTTTTGATGTCAACAAATCAGCGATCTTACCTTTACCTTCATCGCCCCATTGTGTACCAAGCACAATAACATTATTAGGCATTTGTTTTTATCCTCGTTCCGTGTAATTGTCAAAAAAAATACCTAAACCATTATACAAAAATGATTTAGGCATGTAATTAATTTGTGCCTTTTGCACCATTTGCGTCATTGAAGTACTTGAAGAACTCACTGTCTGGTTTCAGTACTAAGACATCCTTTCCTGACGCCATCGATTTCTTATATGCATCCATCGATCTCAGGAATTCAAACAACTGAGGATTCTGTTTGTAGGCCTGGGCATATATTCTGGTTGCCTCAGCATCGCCTTCACCTCGAAGAGTTCTAGCCTGGCGTTCTGCCTCCGCAATTTTAACCACAACCTCTCTATCTGCATGAGCCTTAATGGCTTCAGCCTCTTTTCTACCCTGTGATCTGTGAAGTTTTGCTACAGCATCACGTTCTGCACGCATACGCTGGTAAATTGAGTTGGAAACCTCTGGAGGAAGATTAATCTGTTTAATTCTAACATCTACAATCTTGATTCCCAGAGCCTTTGCAGAAGCGCCGATATCCTTTAAGGCATTCTGCATAACCTCATCACGCTTTGACTGACTTGCAACAGCAACTACTTCCGAATCACTTGAATCAAAGACATTCTCTTCCTCTGTCGCCTGATTCTTTCCCGAATTCTGACCGGAAACAATCTGATGAATTGTAAGCCTACCAATCTGACTTCTCAGGGAGTTATTAATTCTTCTTCTTAACAGTTCCTCTGCCTGCATCTTGTTACCACCGGCTGTTGTCAGGTAATACGTTGCTGCATCAAGGATCTGCCACTTAACGTAAGAATCAATGATAACGTCCTTCTTCTCGGAGGTAACAAATCTGTCAGCAGATGAGCTGATGGTCTGAATCTTTACATCCAGAGCCTTTACCTGATCGATAAAAGGAGCCTTTAAATGTAAGCCAGGATCAACAATCTGGAGTTTACCTTCAGAGTCTCTTACAACCTTACCGAATCTTGTAACGATTCCCTTGGTGCCTTCTGTTACAACATAAAGACTGTTAAAGCCGATAAAAGCAAGAACAAATATGAGAATCAGAGAGATGTTTAAAGTATTCTTATTCATTATCTTCCCCTTCTTGATGAAGTTCCGTATGAGTTCTGAGAATTTCCTGTTAGAGGAGGATATGACTCAGTTACAGATAAAGTTTCCTTGTTATCTGACAGATCCTTTGAATTTACGCTGGCACTGTCCTCTTGAGCCTTTGGTTTCTGAGGAAGCTGCTGCATAGCATTCTGAGGAAGTGGAAGATACAGAACAGGAGAGGAACCTTTAGGAGTATCCAGCAGAATCTTCTGAGATTTACCCAGTACTTCCTGCATGGTTTCAAGATAAATTCTGGTTTTGGTAATATCAGGTGCAGCATTGTATTCAGGCAGAACCTTTTCGAATCTTGCAACCTCACCTTCAGCCTTCAATACTACCTGTGAACGATAACCTTCAGCTTCCTGTCTGATTCTCTGAACCTGACCTTCAGCCTTTGGCAGAACCTCATTGGCATAAGCTTCAGCTTCTCGCTTGTATCTCTCCTCATCTTCCTGCGCAGCAATAGCATCATCGAAGGCTTCCTTTACCTGCTCAGGAGCTCTGGCTGGCAGGAAGTTAACATCAACAATGGTAAGGCCTGTATTATATGGCTCTATGATTGAAGTCAGAAGTTCGCGGGTAGCCTGTCTTACAAGCTCTCTTCCAGATGTCAGAATATCATCCATCAGAGTGTGGCCGACAACATATCTTAAAGCACTGTCGGTTGCCTCTAAAAGTGTATTGTCAGGATTTACGACGGAATACAGATATTTTACAGGATCAGAGATTCTGTACTGAACATCCATTTCCACGATGACTACGTTCTCATCTTCGGTAAGCATGGTGCCTGAAGACTGGATTGAACGAACCTGCTCAATATCAACGACATTAACTGAATCAATTCCAGAGAATTTCCATCTCAAACCGGAATCAACAACGTTATAAACCTTACCGAAACGAAGGACTACACCTTTTTCAGCTTCTCTGACAGTATAGAAGCCGCTGAAAATGTAAAAACCAAGAATTACGGCTACAATCAGTCCAATCATATTAAAGCTAGGCTTATCCTGCTTTGAACTGCCACCTGAACCGGTTTTTCTATTGCCCAGAAAATTCTTTAGAAGATTAAGAATCTCCTGAACCGGATCATTATTGCGTTTTACAGTACGCCCCCAAGGGTCGGTGTTTTTCTGCTTATCTTCGTCAGAAGAATTGTTTGAGCCAGGAGCATTCCAGCCCATTAGATCTTTATTATTTTCCATAGTTTCTAATTCACTGAATCAAAATCGAATTCGTTACTCTTTTTCCAAGGTTTGTCCATCGATGAACAGCACAATGAAAGTTCACCGTTGGTTTTGCTATCTATAATAGAAGCTTCAACCGCAGTAATTCTTATATTGAGAACTGCAAAGCCCTCATCATCATAATTTTCTGAATCAACTGACTTGGCTGCATATAAAAGACTACGTAATCTTCCATTTTCAGCTCCTATCTTAACAGTAAATTCACATAAATTATCAGATAATAATTCGCTAACTGCTGATAATAAATTATCAATTCCCCATCCGGTCTTTGCACTAACATAGACACGGGTAGGTCTGCCTGTTTCATCTCTGATAATGGCATCTGCACAGTCTTTTACCAGATCAGCCTTATTATAAACAATCAGAGTTTTTACCTCTGAAGCTCCAACCTGATCTAAAACCGCATTTACAGCATCAATATTTGATTCTTTTCTTTCATCGGAGGCATCCACGATATGCATTAAAAGATCAGCCTGAGCGGTTTCTTCTAATGTACCTTTGAAAGCTGCCACCAAATCATGAGGAAGATGTCTGATGAATCCCACAGTGTCAGCAAGTACAGTTTTTCCGACTACCGGAAGCTCAATAGTTCTCAGAGTAGGATCCAAAGTTGCAAACAGCTGGTTTGCAGCATAAACCTGCGCATTTGTCAGACGATTGAACAATGTTGATTTTCCAGCGTTTGTATAACCGACAAAAGATACTACAGGAATAGCATTTTTCTTTCTGAGACTTCGGTTCTGCTCACGTCTTGATGCCACTACAGCAAGTGACTTTTTGATTGCAGCGATTCTTTCTCTCAGGGCACGTCTGTCAAGCTCAATCTGGGTTTCACCAGGACCACCTCTAAGACCAAAACCACCTTTCTGTCGTTCAAGGTGAGTCCACCCTCGAACCAGACGGGCCTGTTCATATTGAAGCTGGGCAAGTTCAACCTGCAATTTACCTTCATAGGTACGCGCTCTTTGCGCAAAGATAGTAAGAATAAGAGCGACTCTATCCATCACTCTTACTCCGAAGGCTTTTTCGAGATTTCTTTCCTGGGCAGGTGTTAGACTATTGTTGAAGATTACAGTCTGGACCTCTAGAGCATTTACAAGCGATGCCACCTCCTCAACCTTTCCTGAGCCGATAAAGGTGCTAGGATCCGGAGCATCTCTTTTGCAAGAAACACTCTCAACAACATCGCCTAATGCAGATTCTGCTAGAAGCTGTAACTCTTTTAGGTCTTCTTGTGATTGAATCTGAGTTAACTCAACATGCACTAATAGTGTCGAGCCTAACGACTCAAACTCTTGTTTGGGCATTATGAATCAGTCTCAAATTGAACAAAATGCTTATTCTGCAGCTTGATTTTCTTCTTCTTTCTCTTCGGCAGTTGAGATATTAACTGCGCGAGCTGGAACGATGGTAGAAATTGCATGCTTATAAACCATCTGGCTTACCTGATTCTTTAACAGAACCACGAACTGATCGAATGATTCGACCTGTCCCTGAAGCTTGATCCCATTTACAAGATAAATTGAAACGACAATATGTTCCTTACGTAATGCGTTTAAGAATGGATCTTGAAGTGATTGTACTTTAGCCATGTTTAATCCCTAGTTATATTTATTTTATCGGGCTATCTTGAAGATAGGGGTTCAGCTGTAACCGCTGATTTACCTTCTTCCCATATCAGTTTATTTTCTGATGGCAAAAAGCCACCGCTGTCACTTTTGCAAGAGACACCTGTATTGTAACAATAAACTGATGTTTTTTTTACAGATGTTTTATTTTTTAGCAAATAAAAGTGTTTTTTTCAAGAATATGCTATGCGATTCACTAAAAATCAATATTCTGATCAGTTCTTGGGGCAATGATTTTAAAGATGAAATCTAAATTACGAAAAGTAAATTTGCATAAATAAGAATATGACAGGGGGCTTTTGGTGAATTAATTGTTATTTCAATAAAAAATAATAAAAAAGGCCTCACCATATAGGTGAAGCCACAAAATATAATGAAAATTCTATGAAATTAAGCAAATAGTTCTGCAGGCATATCAGGCATTGCTCCAGCCTGAGTGCAGACATATGCAGAAATCTTAACTGCCTTCTCATGAGCCTGAACCAGGGAGTCGCCCTGCATCAAACGGCTGATGAAAGTTGCAGTGAAGGAATCGCCTGCACCAACAGTATCAACAACTTCAACCTTAGGAGTTGGAAGAACTGAAATCTCGTCATTTAAGAATACTGTACTCTGAGAAGCACCTTCAGTGAAAATGAAGCAGTAGATTCCAAGGCTCTTTAGGTACTCATAGTAGGCTGTTGCAGTCTTTTCCTGTAATCTTGCAAACTCGCAAAGAATTGGAAGCTCGTCCTCGTTACACTTAAAAATCTCGGTTCTCTTTAAAGAATCCTCAATAATCTCTCTTGAGTAATAGTTACGACGCAGATTTACATCGAATACACGAAGTGAACCCTTTGGCATTGCATCTAGAAGAGCCATAATGGTCTTGTGAGAAACAGTTCCTCTCTGAGCTAAAGAACCGAAGCACATTAAGTCAAGCTGTCTTGCAATTCCAAGAGCAGTTTCAGTAAGAGGTATATTGTCATAGGCAGTATCTTCAACAAAGGTATAGGTAGGAACACCGTCATCTGTTAAATCAACATTTACAGCACCTGTTTCCTTTGTATTTTCAATCAGAAGAGCAGGTAAAAATCTTGCAGCTAGAAGATTACGTGCCTGAAAACCTAAAGAATCAGTTCCTACAGAACTGATTGCCAGAGACTCTAAGCCGTTCTGTCTGCAGTGATAAGCAAAGTTTGCAGGAGCTCCACCAATCTTTGGTCCTGTAGGGAATACATCAAACAGCACTTCGCCAAGACCAGCGCACTTTACTTTTTT includes:
- the gltS gene encoding sodium/glutamate symporter, which translates into the protein MQETTFLYTYDLNMTMTLGLAVILLFIGHYIKKIFPILTRYFIPSPVLGGIVFSIVTLIGHQTHTFYFTYDEQLKNLLMIAFFTTIGFTASFRMLINGGIGVALFLFCSIILIVIQNGIGVGIAQLFGESPLLGMAAGSIPLTGGHGTSAAFGPELQRYGLDAGLTVSIAAATFGLVAGSIIGGPVGERLIAKYNCRNADQTSSNTDMVEGKLSPEEKTMNENHLLTGCAYIIISMVLGSFIITGLKNIGVILPAYIGPMIIASIIRNYFDLQGKHIPIRTINVIGSLSLQYFLAMALMTMRLWELIDLAIPLFTILIVQTIAMALFAYFVTFRIMGKDYDAAVICVGQCGFGMGATPNAMANMSTFTGGNGPSPKAFFVVPMVGALFIDFVNAFIITMFLQFFG
- a CDS encoding carbohydrate kinase family protein, translated to MLDFSKFKGKKVKCAGLGEVLFDVFPTGPKIGGAPANFAYHCRQNGLESLAISSVGTDSLGFQARNLLAARFLPALLIENTKETGAVNVDLTDDGVPTYTFVEDTAYDNIPLTETALGIARQLDLMCFGSLAQRGTVSHKTIMALLDAMPKGSLRVFDVNLRRNYYSREIIEDSLKRTEIFKCNEDELPILCEFARLQEKTATAYYEYLKSLGIYCFIFTEGASQSTVFLNDEISVLPTPKVEVVDTVGAGDSFTATFISRLMQGDSLVQAHEKAVKISAYVCTQAGAMPDMPAELFA
- a CDS encoding polyprenyl synthetase family protein, giving the protein MENQDIIIQQDLDSVEEILSSVLTDSVYEASINEMCLRVVKSGGKRIRPMLSLMAWHALGDKGEKKSILNFAAATELLHTATLVHDDVIDKATVRRGKATLNETDGNHAAVLAGDYLFTRCFFCIHDINNQRIGNMLNNTLASLVSGEIKQLHTQGNLNISISEYEQTIYCKTGALFELATAGAAILSDENESVIESLQEYGKQLGIAFQVADDILDYTSSSDTLGKNIGEDLEDGRITLPLILALKNCSTEDRLLLEDAIRNVNLDSVLNFIDKTDSIQKSKDFALDAVQKAKKALTSLPQTQYRKNLEELALKAATRSN
- the hflX gene encoding ribosome rescue GTPase HflX, whose product is MPKQEFESLGSTLLVHVELTQIQSQEDLKELQLLAESALGDVVESVSCKRDAPDPSTFIGSGKVEEVASLVNALEVQTVIFNNSLTPAQERNLEKAFGVRVMDRVALILTIFAQRARTYEGKLQVELAQLQYEQARLVRGWTHLERQKGGFGLRGGPGETQIELDRRALRERIAAIKKSLAVVASRREQNRSLRKKNAIPVVSFVGYTNAGKSTLFNRLTNAQVYAANQLFATLDPTLRTIELPVVGKTVLADTVGFIRHLPHDLVAAFKGTLEETAQADLLMHIVDASDERKESNIDAVNAVLDQVGASEVKTLIVYNKADLVKDCADAIIRDETGRPTRVYVSAKTGWGIDNLLSAVSELLSDNLCEFTVKIGAENGRLRSLLYAAKSVDSENYDDEGFAVLNIRITAVEASIIDSKTNGELSLCCSSMDKPWKKSNEFDFDSVN
- a CDS encoding adenylosuccinate synthase produces the protein MPNNVIVLGTQWGDEGKGKIADLLTSKANIVVRSQGGNNAGHTLVVGNKKVVVRLVPSGILHKECLCLIGSGVVVNPGALFEEIEELNKAGVENVEGRIKISGASALLLPVHPAIDKGAEKLRGKSAIGTTGRGIGPCYEDKVARRGVRVGDLYDMENFKERLKTLLEYRNFQLKNYYHEPEVSYDSVLEYVEGIRDRLLAMVDDISLILANGRRDSKKILFEGAQGTFLDIDYGTYPYVTSSNTVAGGCVTGSGAGPLHIDYVLGIAKVYTTRVGGGPYPTELNDEIGEGIRKRGAEFGAVTGRPRRTGWYDAVAMRRAVTINSLTGLALMKMDVLDGMDEIKICTAYKLKDGTISQLPPLSAHEYEGITPVYESMPGWKESTFGITKWDDLPENAKHYIKRLEELSGAKVAILSTGPERDQTIYLDNPFD
- the hflK gene encoding FtsH protease activity modulator HflK; translation: MENNKDLMGWNAPGSNNSSDEDKQKNTDPWGRTVKRNNDPVQEILNLLKNFLGNRKTGSGGSSKQDKPSFNMIGLIVAVILGFYIFSGFYTVREAEKGVVLRFGKVYNVVDSGLRWKFSGIDSVNVVDIEQVRSIQSSGTMLTEDENVVIVEMDVQYRISDPVKYLYSVVNPDNTLLEATDSALRYVVGHTLMDDILTSGRELVRQATRELLTSIIEPYNTGLTIVDVNFLPARAPEQVKEAFDDAIAAQEDEERYKREAEAYANEVLPKAEGQVQRIRQEAEGYRSQVVLKAEGEVARFEKVLPEYNAAPDITKTRIYLETMQEVLGKSQKILLDTPKGSSPVLYLPLPQNAMQQLPQKPKAQEDSASVNSKDLSDNKETLSVTESYPPLTGNSQNSYGTSSRRGR
- the hflC gene encoding protease modulator HflC; its protein translation is MNKNTLNISLILIFVLAFIGFNSLYVVTEGTKGIVTRFGKVVRDSEGKLQIVDPGLHLKAPFIDQVKALDVKIQTISSSADRFVTSEKKDVIIDSYVKWQILDAATYYLTTAGGNKMQAEELLRRRINNSLRSQIGRLTIHQIVSGQNSGKNQATEEENVFDSSDSEVVAVASQSKRDEVMQNALKDIGASAKALGIKIVDVRIKQINLPPEVSNSIYQRMRAERDAVAKLHRSQGRKEAEAIKAHADREVVVKIAEAERQARTLRGEGDAEATRIYAQAYKQNPQLFEFLRSMDAYKKSMASGKDVLVLKPDSEFFKYFNDANGAKGTN
- the hfq gene encoding RNA chaperone Hfq; translated protein: MAKVQSLQDPFLNALRKEHIVVSIYLVNGIKLQGQVESFDQFVVLLKNQVSQMVYKHAISTIVPARAVNISTAEEKEEENQAAE